In Campylobacter concisus, a single window of DNA contains:
- a CDS encoding M23 family metallopeptidase: MPLTPRNDVNFKRNLIDIIKFSYDNDISRPFISNNKLLIGYGFSLKDDIELICAQIYKNNKDKVIKDVKRTITNTTSTATIEKIDTDELFKKINDAAKGAYAKSGSADTLPEFEFNSEDQLNAILEQKLAPLIQEINQKLNNSPLENLQAVSLTSDTQNSQISREHVALLALLYINKKSNIDPSLASYIKSKNRFKAWFWLAYESFSDEASNKTSLLREKISTQFGLYESDEQNVNFVECIDVFSHLNISKAKYKSKNQNNKEIVQNVTHLEFMKLQENESNLNASDASKCEALFQPFVTKINSLLSTQSTKTFSLENIYCVNLISSNASNTSRINKLLRQREEEFYKQENILLLCPRKMTTPIRVFQPKKSEFTVVLASQTPFDCSELNPKELNSSRPNYGKVNLCELILTDFKFDSYEDSKNEEIKFKNAKSKDTVILYQENKNEEDKINGATFTSIKQNSDDIEYKLEDGVISMKYFKDQTSNNKHLNFFLLNFAKENSFTLRDDKDSAMFDIKLRLAHGNNIVPTSASSSGLTLTINNLIIENEDGKASEDIDKIYLHHCFDKSIYESISLVKNEDSDIKNSYTATFNIPIDKENKGDTKFILYSSDLSKVYSTKDIHAHTDTAVISLGYQDKSNSNFCYSNKVSLRDITDHITNVISDSEYPFKTNEPICLKAIYKQEKGSKRYKEILWGYKVIKSKEYDELSKSNPKDVVALKDQKGKEITFKISDVIQKDDLDKLKQGGHTIVFFAYLEGDKDKFKFFTRYGKNHIRIDIKIPLYIKFKDDKLVIYEFEHAIKEKAFDAKLKLSDNKDDALIKNDNYLYISKDISSNEISIYEDDKLSKELKSDEKTNKSYQIYIDEANSANYQNQSNTNQTGQTKINQDTKYGINLLSKDNMDSFISSFNESKSITRADKGMWKDGDEEALVKIEIGNEIVFPLKIKPLNDKDMEYDWTLMLGDSGQSQAIFNWDRLGGRKHAARDLYTDRVSKTSDNEKAFTSNVEIVSIADGEVLSTDRFYYKTNHITIQYDTVEFGSFIIRYGEVDPSRVKVKAGDKVRKSQIIGYAGFMINNGKHPGIIKNEIVTMLHFEYFTNGANKDDPLTVTNDPNNKFKRRKDLADPLEILKEGYKNTFGETL; encoded by the coding sequence ATGCCTCTAACGCCCAGAAATGATGTAAATTTTAAAAGAAATTTAATAGATATTATAAAATTTTCATATGACAATGACATAAGTAGGCCATTTATATCTAACAACAAACTACTTATTGGATATGGCTTTAGCTTAAAAGATGATATAGAACTTATTTGTGCTCAAATTTATAAAAACAACAAAGACAAAGTCATAAAAGATGTCAAGCGAACTATCACTAACACCACGAGTACGGCTACCATAGAAAAGATAGATACAGATGAGCTTTTTAAAAAGATAAATGATGCCGCAAAAGGGGCTTATGCAAAGTCTGGAAGTGCCGATACTTTGCCTGAGTTTGAATTTAATTCAGAAGATCAGCTAAATGCTATCTTGGAGCAAAAGCTTGCACCGCTAATCCAAGAGATAAATCAAAAATTAAACAACTCTCCACTAGAAAATTTACAAGCCGTTTCACTTACTTCAGATACACAAAACAGCCAAATTTCAAGAGAGCATGTCGCACTTTTAGCACTTCTTTATATCAACAAGAAAAGTAATATTGATCCGTCCCTAGCAAGCTACATCAAAAGCAAAAATCGTTTTAAGGCCTGGTTTTGGCTAGCATATGAGAGCTTTAGTGATGAGGCAAGCAATAAAACATCTCTTTTGCGAGAAAAAATTTCAACTCAGTTTGGGCTTTATGAAAGCGATGAGCAAAATGTTAATTTTGTCGAGTGCATAGATGTTTTTAGTCATTTAAATATATCCAAAGCAAAATATAAATCAAAAAACCAAAACAATAAAGAGATCGTCCAAAACGTCACTCATTTAGAATTTATGAAGCTTCAAGAAAATGAGTCAAATTTAAATGCATCAGATGCATCAAAATGTGAGGCTTTATTTCAGCCATTTGTTACAAAGATAAATTCTTTATTAAGCACTCAAAGTACAAAGACCTTTAGCCTTGAAAACATATACTGCGTAAATTTAATCAGCTCAAATGCTTCAAACACTTCAAGAATAAATAAGCTCTTAAGGCAAAGAGAGGAGGAATTTTACAAACAAGAAAATATACTCTTGCTATGTCCAAGAAAGATGACAACTCCTATTAGAGTCTTTCAACCTAAAAAGAGCGAATTTACCGTTGTTCTAGCTAGTCAGACTCCATTTGATTGCAGTGAGCTAAATCCAAAGGAGCTAAATTCTAGTAGGCCAAACTACGGCAAGGTAAATTTATGTGAGCTAATACTTACTGACTTTAAATTTGACTCTTATGAAGATAGTAAAAATGAAGAGATAAAATTTAAAAATGCAAAGAGTAAAGATACGGTAATACTCTATCAAGAAAACAAAAATGAAGAAGATAAGATAAATGGTGCTACCTTTACTAGCATAAAGCAAAATAGCGATGATATAGAGTATAAGCTAGAAGATGGCGTTATAAGCATGAAGTACTTTAAAGACCAAACGTCTAACAACAAACACCTAAATTTCTTCTTATTAAATTTCGCCAAAGAGAATAGCTTTACCTTAAGAGATGATAAAGATTCAGCTATGTTTGATATAAAGCTTCGTCTAGCTCATGGCAACAATATAGTGCCTACATCAGCATCAAGTTCAGGTCTTACTCTTACAATAAATAATCTCATCATTGAAAACGAAGATGGTAAGGCAAGTGAAGATATAGATAAGATATATCTTCATCACTGCTTTGATAAAAGTATATATGAGAGTATATCTTTAGTAAAAAATGAAGACTCAGATATCAAGAACTCATATACAGCTACATTTAATATCCCAATAGATAAAGAGAATAAAGGAGATACTAAATTTATACTTTATTCAAGTGATCTAAGTAAAGTTTATAGCACTAAAGATATTCATGCTCACACTGATACAGCTGTAATATCTTTAGGATATCAAGATAAGAGTAACTCTAACTTTTGCTATAGCAATAAGGTCTCGTTAAGAGATATAACAGATCATATAACAAATGTAATCTCTGATAGTGAGTATCCATTTAAGACAAATGAGCCAATATGCTTAAAGGCTATATATAAACAAGAAAAAGGTAGTAAGAGATATAAAGAGATACTTTGGGGATATAAGGTCATAAAAAGTAAAGAGTATGATGAGCTATCCAAATCAAATCCAAAAGATGTAGTAGCTCTAAAAGATCAAAAAGGCAAAGAGATAACATTTAAAATTTCAGATGTTATACAAAAAGATGATCTAGATAAGCTAAAACAAGGTGGTCATACTATAGTATTTTTTGCATATCTTGAAGGTGATAAGGATAAATTTAAGTTTTTTACAAGATATGGCAAAAATCATATAAGGATAGATATAAAGATACCTCTATATATTAAATTTAAAGATGATAAGCTAGTTATATATGAGTTTGAGCATGCTATAAAAGAGAAGGCATTTGATGCTAAATTAAAGCTTAGTGATAATAAAGACGATGCTTTGATAAAAAATGATAATTACTTATATATAAGTAAAGATATCTCATCAAATGAGATAAGTATCTATGAAGATGATAAGCTAAGCAAAGAGCTAAAAAGTGATGAGAAGACAAATAAGAGCTATCAAATTTACATAGATGAAGCAAATTCCGCAAACTATCAAAACCAAAGCAATACAAACCAAACAGGTCAAACAAAGATAAACCAAGATACCAAGTATGGCATCAACCTACTAAGCAAAGATAATATGGATAGCTTCATAAGCTCTTTTAATGAGTCAAAGAGTATAACAAGAGCAGATAAGGGTATGTGGAAAGATGGAGATGAGGAAGCCTTAGTCAAGATAGAGATAGGAAATGAGATAGTTTTCCCACTAAAAATCAAGCCTTTAAATGATAAAGATATGGAATATGACTGGACACTTATGTTAGGAGACAGTGGTCAGAGTCAGGCTATATTTAATTGGGATAGACTTGGTGGTAGAAAGCATGCTGCAAGAGATCTATATACGGATAGAGTATCCAAAACTAGTGATAACGAAAAAGCATTTACATCAAATGTAGAGATAGTATCTATAGCTGATGGTGAAGTATTGAGTACCGATAGGTTTTACTATAAAACCAATCACATAACGATACAATACGACACAGTAGAATTTGGTAGCTTTATAATAAGATATGGAGAGGTCGATCCTTCAAGAGTAAAAGTAAAAGCAGGCGATAAGGTAAGAAAAAGTCAGATTATAGGATATGCAGGATTTATGATCAATAATGGAAAGCATCCAGGAATAATTAAAAACGAGATAGTCACCATGCTTCACTTTGAGTATTTTACAAATGGGGCCAACAAAGATGATCCTTTAACCGTCACAAATGATCCAAATAATAAATTTAAAAGGCGTAAAGACCTAGCAGATCCTTTAGAGATACTAAAAGAGGGATATAAAAACACGTTTGGAGAAACACTATGA
- the murD gene encoding UDP-N-acetylmuramoyl-L-alanine--D-glutamate ligase translates to MRKSLFGYGSTIKAIAKNFIKDGFWDIYDDKFSEISKDEFGNALLPVSEFDPAKSNLEIPSPGIPPYHELIKKARNLVSEYDYFYEIYKENLPFNIWISGTNGKTTTTKMTQHLLESKGSVMGGNVGIALANLDSNAKIWILETSSFTLYYTNRATPGIYVLLPITPDHLSWHGDMSEYEKAKLKPLASMSESSVAIVPEIYASTPTKAKVIAYKDESDLAKFCGVSVDDINFKTPFLLDALLALAVEKILFDRCDVELLNTFVIEANKLEEFSDKNGRIWVNDTKATNIDASIQAVKRYKDHFIHLILGGDDKGVDMTPLFEGLKSLRVKIYAIGSNSDKLMKLATKFGIPALKCDFLQNAVNEINKELKTNEIALLSPAAASLDQFKSYAERGDKFKEFIKAL, encoded by the coding sequence ATGAGAAAATCGCTATTTGGCTACGGTAGCACGATAAAGGCGATCGCTAAAAATTTCATAAAAGATGGATTTTGGGATATCTATGATGATAAATTTAGTGAAATTTCAAAAGATGAGTTTGGCAACGCTCTTTTGCCAGTTAGCGAATTTGATCCAGCAAAAAGCAACCTAGAGATACCAAGCCCAGGCATTCCGCCTTATCATGAGCTTATTAAAAAAGCTAGAAATTTGGTAAGCGAGTATGACTATTTTTATGAAATTTATAAAGAAAATCTGCCATTTAATATCTGGATAAGCGGCACAAACGGCAAGACTACGACAACCAAGATGACACAGCACCTACTAGAGAGCAAGGGCTCAGTCATGGGCGGTAACGTCGGCATTGCGCTAGCAAATTTAGACTCAAACGCTAAAATTTGGATACTTGAGACTAGCTCATTTACCCTGTACTACACAAACCGCGCTACACCTGGCATCTACGTGCTTTTACCGATCACTCCAGATCATCTAAGCTGGCATGGAGACATGAGCGAATACGAAAAGGCTAAGCTAAAGCCACTTGCTAGCATGAGCGAAAGTAGCGTGGCGATAGTGCCAGAAATTTACGCCAGCACACCAACAAAGGCAAAAGTGATCGCCTACAAAGATGAGAGTGATCTGGCTAAATTTTGTGGTGTAAGCGTAGATGATATAAATTTTAAAACGCCATTTTTGCTTGATGCACTGCTAGCACTAGCGGTGGAAAAAATTTTATTTGACCGCTGCGACGTAGAGCTTTTAAATACCTTCGTCATCGAGGCAAACAAGCTTGAAGAATTTAGCGACAAAAATGGCAGAATCTGGGTCAATGACACAAAAGCGACTAACATAGACGCGAGCATACAGGCTGTTAAACGCTACAAAGATCATTTCATACATCTAATACTTGGTGGCGATGATAAGGGTGTTGATATGACGCCACTTTTTGAAGGCTTAAAGAGTTTAAGAGTAAAAATTTACGCCATTGGCTCAAATAGTGACAAACTCATGAAATTAGCGACTAAATTTGGCATACCGGCTTTAAAATGCGATTTTTTACAAAATGCTGTAAATGAGATAAATAAAGAGCTAAAGACCAACGAGATAGCGCTTCTAAGCCCGGCAGCTGCGAGCCTTGATCAGTTTAAGAGCTATGCCGAGCGAGGCGATAAATTTAAAGAGTTTATAAAGGCGCTTTAA
- the mraY gene encoding phospho-N-acetylmuramoyl-pentapeptide-transferase gives MFYYIYEILNFNIFQYITVRAGIAFFIAFALTTYLMPKFITWAKAKNAAQPIYELAPQTHQKKAKTPTMGGLVFVFTAVLSTVICARLDNAFVLTSLFCLVCFTLLGYKDDYSKILGAKNHAGLSPKAKLFFQFLIAFLIASFLYFSKELNTEFYLPFYKQPIFDMKIFAIFFWTLVIVAASNSVNLTDGLDGLATVPSIFSLLTLGVFAYICGHAVFSSYLLLPKIIGVGESVVVSSALIGSLMGFLWFNCHPAEVFMGDSGSLSVGAYIGFMGVATKNEILLIIIGLIFVVETLSVILQVGSFKIFKRRIFLMAPIHHHFEIKGWAENKIIVRFWIIALLANLIALTALKIR, from the coding sequence ATGTTTTACTATATCTATGAAATTTTAAATTTTAATATCTTTCAATACATCACCGTCCGTGCTGGTATTGCTTTTTTTATCGCTTTTGCACTCACAACTTATTTGATGCCCAAATTTATCACTTGGGCAAAGGCGAAAAATGCCGCCCAGCCTATCTACGAGCTTGCCCCACAAACTCACCAAAAAAAGGCCAAAACGCCGACTATGGGCGGACTTGTCTTTGTCTTCACAGCCGTACTTTCCACGGTAATTTGCGCAAGGCTTGATAACGCATTTGTCTTAACATCTCTCTTTTGCCTAGTTTGCTTTACGCTGCTTGGCTACAAGGACGATTACAGCAAAATTTTAGGAGCAAAAAATCACGCCGGCCTAAGCCCAAAAGCAAAACTATTTTTTCAATTTCTCATCGCCTTTTTGATCGCATCATTTTTGTACTTTAGCAAAGAGTTAAACACTGAATTTTACCTACCATTTTATAAGCAACCGATCTTTGACATGAAAATTTTTGCCATTTTCTTTTGGACACTGGTCATAGTCGCTGCTTCAAATTCAGTAAATTTAACAGACGGGCTTGACGGGCTAGCTACTGTGCCATCTATATTTTCGCTTCTGACACTTGGCGTTTTTGCTTATATCTGCGGCCATGCTGTCTTTAGCTCATATTTGCTCTTACCAAAGATCATAGGCGTTGGCGAAAGTGTTGTTGTCTCTTCAGCTCTAATTGGCTCATTAATGGGCTTTTTATGGTTTAACTGCCATCCAGCCGAAGTCTTTATGGGCGATAGCGGCAGCCTAAGCGTTGGCGCATATATCGGCTTTATGGGCGTTGCAACCAAAAATGAAATTTTGCTCATCATCATCGGCCTCATATTTGTCGTTGAGACCCTAAGCGTTATCTTACAAGTGGGCAGCTTTAAAATTTTCAAACGCAGAATTTTTCTCATGGCACCTATACATCACCATTTTGAGATAAAAGGCTGGGCGGAAAATAAGATCATCGTTCGCTTTTGGATCATCGCACTTTTAGCAAACCTAATCGCACTAACTGCGCTAAAGATCAGATAA
- the gpmI gene encoding 2,3-bisphosphoglycerate-independent phosphoglycerate mutase, producing the protein MSQKTILIITDGIGFNKSGKFNAFEAAKKPNYEKFFKEIPNSLIKTSGNAVGLPEGQMGNSEVGHMCIGSGRVLYQNLVKISRSFADGSIAENEALKALFKKCKKIHVIGLYSDGGVHSHMEHFDGMCELASKNGCEVFVHAITDGRDVSPNSGINFIKSLEAKFKVATICGRFYAMDRDKRWERVKEAYDSLVNGANLSSLSPSEYLQKSYDEGVTDEFVKPASFNGFKGIGEDDGVIVINFRNDRAREICQALGEEKFSEFERPFAIKNLITMTEYDANFKFEVLFKNEKIKNTLSEVIAAAGLRQLHTAETEKYAHVTFFFNGGIEELASNETRVLIPSPKVKTYDEKPEMSAAEVCKAVLKGMDDEQDFIVVNFANGDMIGHTGNYEAAIKAVEAVDTALGEICTKAKEKNYAMIITSDHGNCEEMRDSSGELLTNHTTYDVFCFVMADGVKKVKNGGLNNIAPSVLKIMGLEIPAEMDEALI; encoded by the coding sequence ATGAGTCAAAAAACTATTTTAATAATAACTGATGGTATTGGATTTAATAAAAGCGGTAAATTTAACGCATTTGAGGCGGCTAAAAAGCCAAATTACGAGAAATTTTTTAAAGAAATTCCAAACTCGCTCATAAAAACCTCTGGAAACGCTGTGGGACTACCTGAAGGGCAGATGGGAAACAGCGAAGTAGGGCATATGTGCATAGGAAGCGGACGAGTTTTGTATCAAAATTTGGTCAAAATTTCACGCAGCTTCGCTGATGGCTCGATAGCAGAAAATGAAGCCCTAAAAGCTCTTTTTAAAAAGTGCAAAAAAATTCACGTCATAGGGCTTTATAGCGACGGCGGCGTGCACTCTCACATGGAACATTTTGATGGTATGTGTGAGCTTGCCAGCAAAAATGGTTGCGAAGTTTTTGTTCACGCTATCACCGACGGACGCGACGTTAGCCCAAATAGTGGCATAAATTTCATAAAAAGCTTAGAGGCTAAATTTAAGGTAGCGACCATTTGTGGCAGATTTTACGCGATGGATAGAGATAAGCGCTGGGAGCGCGTAAAAGAGGCCTATGATAGCTTGGTAAATGGGGCAAATTTAAGCAGCTTATCGCCTAGTGAGTATCTACAAAAAAGCTACGATGAGGGCGTGACAGATGAGTTTGTAAAGCCAGCTAGTTTTAATGGCTTTAAAGGCATAGGCGAAGATGACGGCGTGATCGTAATAAATTTTAGAAATGATAGAGCTAGAGAAATTTGCCAGGCTCTAGGCGAGGAGAAATTTAGCGAGTTTGAGCGACCTTTTGCTATCAAAAATCTAATCACCATGACCGAATACGACGCAAATTTTAAATTTGAAGTGCTCTTTAAAAATGAAAAGATAAAAAACACCTTAAGCGAGGTCATAGCAGCGGCTGGATTAAGGCAGCTTCACACGGCTGAGACTGAAAAATATGCCCATGTAACATTTTTCTTTAACGGCGGTATCGAGGAGTTAGCCAGCAATGAAACAAGGGTGCTCATCCCTAGCCCAAAGGTAAAAACCTACGACGAGAAGCCAGAGATGAGCGCAGCAGAAGTTTGCAAAGCCGTGCTAAAAGGTATGGATGACGAGCAAGACTTCATCGTGGTAAATTTCGCAAATGGCGATATGATAGGACACACTGGCAACTATGAGGCCGCTATAAAGGCGGTAGAGGCAGTAGATACGGCTCTTGGAGAAATTTGCACTAAGGCAAAAGAGAAAAACTATGCGATGATCATCACGAGCGATCACGGAAACTGCGAAGAGATGCGTGATAGCAGCGGTGAGCTACTGACAAACCACACGACTTATGATGTCTTTTGTTTTGTGATGGCTGATGGCGTAAAAAAAGTAAAAAACGGCGGTCTAAACAATATCGCTCCTAGTGTTTTAAAGATCATGGGGCTTGAAATTCCAGCTGAGATGGACGAGGCGTTAATATAA
- the fliR gene encoding flagellar biosynthetic protein FliR, with amino-acid sequence MELVEFFGADKVITFMLLFARLSGLIVFFPFFSHNQIPLSVKTLLVFALCIVLFPLSHTHEHAINFLIMEILSEAMLGLCAGLLLNIVFAILQMAGEQISMIMGFSMASVLDPQTGTNSPVIANILNFIALLAFLMLDGHHLILQFYSTSLSAIPLGDFYPRSGVMSYALKLFGNLFMFGFVLAFPIIALSILSDAIFGMLMKTMPQFNLLVVGYPIKVSIGFSVLIAILAGIIKIITDMMVQILNDMPALFF; translated from the coding sequence ATGGAACTAGTCGAGTTTTTTGGAGCGGATAAAGTCATAACCTTTATGCTCCTTTTTGCACGTCTTAGTGGGCTTATCGTATTTTTTCCATTCTTTTCTCACAATCAAATCCCGCTTAGTGTAAAAACTTTACTAGTTTTTGCTCTTTGTATTGTACTTTTCCCGCTCTCACACACCCATGAGCATGCTATAAATTTTTTGATCATGGAAATTTTAAGTGAGGCTATGCTTGGACTTTGTGCTGGGCTTTTGCTAAATATCGTTTTTGCTATACTTCAAATGGCTGGCGAGCAGATCTCGATGATTATGGGTTTTTCGATGGCTTCAGTGCTTGATCCACAAACTGGTACAAATTCGCCAGTAATCGCAAATATTCTAAATTTCATCGCACTTCTTGCATTTTTGATGCTTGATGGACACCATTTAATATTACAGTTTTATTCCACTTCACTTTCAGCTATACCGCTTGGAGATTTTTATCCAAGAAGTGGTGTGATGAGCTACGCCCTAAAGCTTTTTGGCAATCTTTTTATGTTTGGATTTGTTCTGGCTTTTCCTATTATCGCACTTTCTATACTTTCAGATGCTATTTTTGGCATGCTTATGAAAACTATGCCACAATTTAACCTATTAGTCGTTGGTTATCCTATTAAGGTAAGTATCGGCTTTTCGGTTTTGATAGCTATTTTAGCTGGCATTATAAAAATCATAACTGATATGATGGTGCAGATTTTAAACGATATGCCAGCACTATTTTTTTAA
- a CDS encoding Highly acidic protein — translation MKVALVNKNPAVSRLITLSLNKLGIEYSEFDDVNSVGDQFDYIIIDSDMDSSDVNLNQKIMYLAPRGGEKPDFADVMLEKPFLPTEFISLFEQNKNTDNDKELELGLDESANFNDFDESNKNFDDLENFELPEIDMGLENLAKEDDKADKFDNEALDDEFLKEELSELETEDLKDKDISFDETDTELIDDDMINDIASKYMADSEDLDKSLEQNNEPPVIKEEHSNDFDELSSLVDEIDDMGESDLADEEAKNELDKMVEQNSQNLETAELNEDFVDDISQSKKELSEIESLDKELNEESSEDSENFDELETDFGNDENFEPESSEANLIDEASQNLEEDIDEESTKEAEKISLDEDIDLEKEPTKEDHEEISEEVLAQEDLGMVDEVFEEENFKEETLGSPNFDVASIEEIDENTMQAAFGLNNAPQTSSCDETKIDADYKEELTKKITKHVHESLNESSLRDVLKDMNIKINISFEEK, via the coding sequence ATGAAAGTTGCACTTGTAAACAAAAACCCCGCAGTTTCTCGCCTTATAACGTTAAGTTTAAATAAGCTAGGCATAGAATATAGCGAATTTGACGATGTTAATAGTGTTGGAGATCAATTTGATTATATTATCATCGATAGTGATATGGATAGCAGCGATGTTAATTTAAATCAAAAGATAATGTATCTAGCACCTAGAGGCGGTGAAAAGCCAGATTTTGCTGATGTTATGCTTGAAAAGCCCTTTTTACCAACAGAATTTATTAGTTTATTTGAACAAAACAAAAATACTGACAATGATAAAGAACTTGAGCTTGGACTAGATGAGTCTGCAAATTTTAATGACTTTGACGAAAGCAATAAAAACTTTGATGATTTAGAAAATTTTGAGCTTCCAGAAATTGATATGGGACTTGAAAATTTAGCAAAAGAAGATGATAAGGCAGATAAATTTGATAATGAGGCTTTAGATGATGAGTTTTTAAAAGAGGAGCTAAGTGAGCTAGAGACCGAGGATTTAAAGGATAAAGATATCAGTTTTGATGAAACAGACACTGAACTCATAGATGATGATATGATAAATGACATAGCTAGCAAATATATGGCTGATTCAGAAGATCTGGATAAATCCTTAGAGCAAAATAATGAGCCGCCTGTGATAAAAGAAGAGCATAGCAATGACTTTGATGAGCTTAGTTCGCTTGTGGATGAGATAGATGATATGGGTGAGAGCGACTTGGCTGATGAAGAGGCTAAAAACGAGCTTGATAAAATGGTCGAGCAAAATTCTCAAAATTTAGAAACTGCCGAGCTTAATGAAGATTTTGTAGATGATATAAGTCAAAGTAAAAAAGAGCTCAGCGAGATCGAGTCTTTGGATAAAGAGCTAAACGAAGAATCTAGCGAAGATAGCGAAAATTTTGATGAGCTAGAGACTGATTTTGGCAATGATGAAAATTTTGAGCCTGAAAGCAGCGAGGCAAATTTGATAGATGAAGCTAGCCAAAATTTAGAGGAAGATATAGATGAAGAATCTACCAAAGAAGCAGAGAAGATTTCTTTAGACGAAGATATAGACCTTGAAAAAGAGCCAACTAAAGAAGATCATGAAGAAATTTCTGAAGAAGTCCTTGCTCAAGAAGATCTAGGTATGGTAGATGAGGTGTTTGAGGAAGAAAATTTTAAAGAAGAGACGTTGGGTAGCCCAAATTTTGATGTAGCGTCTATTGAAGAAATAGATGAAAATACGATGCAAGCAGCATTTGGATTAAATAATGCACCACAAACTAGCTCATGCGATGAAACAAAAATCGATGCTGACTATAAAGAAGAGCTAACCAAAAAGATCACAAAACATGTCCATGAGTCGTTAAATGAAAGCTCGCTAAGAGATGTGCTAAAAGATATGAATATAAAGATAAATATAAGTTTTGAGGAAAAGTAG
- the gmk gene encoding guanylate kinase: protein MQGQILVISGPSGSGKSTLLGRLLKEEKDLYFSISSTTRAKREGEVDGVDYYFIKEDEFKSGIEKGEFLEWAQVHKNYYGTSLKPVLAALEAGKIVIFDIDVQGFHIALEKFKSYITSVFITTANKKELKKRLKNRGTDSDETIENRLMNAVGEMEHILEYDYFLVNDDIEKSYKGLKSILRAMRLKSTKIDLRRVIDEWIDC, encoded by the coding sequence TTGCAAGGACAAATTTTAGTAATTTCTGGGCCTAGCGGAAGTGGAAAAAGTACGCTTTTGGGTCGTCTTTTAAAGGAAGAGAAGGATCTTTATTTTTCTATTTCAAGCACGACAAGGGCAAAAAGAGAAGGCGAAGTCGATGGAGTGGATTACTATTTTATAAAAGAAGATGAGTTTAAAAGCGGCATAGAAAAGGGTGAATTTTTAGAATGGGCGCAGGTACATAAAAACTATTATGGCACGAGTCTAAAGCCTGTTTTGGCAGCACTTGAGGCTGGCAAGATAGTTATATTTGACATTGACGTGCAAGGCTTTCACATCGCACTTGAGAAATTTAAAAGCTATATAACTTCAGTTTTTATCACGACTGCAAATAAAAAAGAGCTTAAAAAACGCTTGAAAAACCGCGGAACAGATAGCGACGAGACGATAGAAAATCGCCTAATGAACGCAGTTGGTGAGATGGAGCACATCTTAGAATATGATTATTTTTTGGTAAATGATGACATTGAAAAGAGTTATAAAGGCCTAAAATCAATTCTTAGAGCGATGAGGCTAAAAAGTACGAAAATAGACTTAAGGCGCGTTATTGATGAGTGGATAGATTGCTAG
- the tatA gene encoding twin-arginine translocase TatA/TatE family subunit, giving the protein MGSFSIGHWLVVLAIIVLLFGAKKIPELAKGLGKGIKTFKAEMEDATPEKSEKVEHKEESAASQKIEETTKNA; this is encoded by the coding sequence ATGGGTTCTTTTAGTATTGGTCACTGGCTAGTTGTTTTAGCGATTATTGTTTTACTTTTTGGAGCAAAGAAGATCCCAGAACTTGCAAAAGGACTAGGCAAAGGCATAAAGACTTTTAAAGCTGAGATGGAAGATGCAACACCTGAAAAAAGTGAGAAAGTCGAACATAAAGAAGAGAGTGCTGCTAGTCAAAAAATAGAAGAAACAACTAAAAACGCATAG